A stretch of Apis cerana isolate GH-2021 linkage group LG1, AcerK_1.0, whole genome shotgun sequence DNA encodes these proteins:
- the LOC107997561 gene encoding kalirin isoform X6, with product MDGTRAAEVLPLLQERLAILPGSRDRRGGPVLLFPTTPRRERAKPEDYRRLLQYLLTVPSDEARGLRFTVIVDMRGATWDSVKPILKVLHEHFHRSIHVAFIIKPENFWQKQRTSLAKQKKYNFEINTISLEALTKVIDPSQLTADLDGSLQYDHAQWIDTRLAVEDFTWQASDLLDRLDDLQEDLSRNDFADDVAGAKHGIDLHNEMKKKIMKVPVEEIEVIGQRLLQRFDNNIAASSGEGGSIESGATGGTDPDGRALAALVIQHLDSVHAAQQHLLQLWHIKKMKLDQCFQLRLFEQDCEKMFDWICHNREGFLANYVEIGRSYQLAKNLQEEHKHFTISSMNVYVNINKILTMASRLLETQHYAAGHVRAVAGRLDRAWKEFAAGLDERTAVLSLSVVFHHKAEQYVDSVAGWSQACDAGNLPNEIPILESHIRQHQTLYEAMCQAYTEVYDAYQALLSGLGSMLQVCHGFVSTHSSSSDTFCIDYVHSTSKKLLYQLDHLVQVCNQPQGIDHTARKHSQDGHGIDGHSGMSGNPAADYSEGASHVLAVIHQILGHHRALEARWHARKVKLHQRLALRLFQEDVKQVLDWLTNHGEVFIRKNTGVGRNLQKARVYQKSHEHFENVAQNTYTNATKLLTAAQELAHTGECAADEIYAVAQELEAHVSSFAARVEQRRRRLDLAVVFYTHEKELSGWVDELRQELQQDEVAENLETAERLLEQCAQHRASCMEACASTIVQGEALLRELRESTDAPDTTGSISAVEAALDRLASLRQELEDLWATRKLRLELCLRLRVFERDALEASGQLEMWAQELQGPSREGSPEQLLRAHNDGVAHMQNTAFQVLQQGQELAQVLEQAGVCIMADGQHSAATRVQVLLEFLNEREMDAEDLAEMRRVRLEQASQLVQLQTDATHVANWIRNGEAMLLASLRVPENLQDAEQLRLEHEQFQVAIEKTHTSAVQVKHRADALVSANHYDPKSIREVAEDVTKRWQQLVTCAEERHKLVTASINFYKTAEQVRSVLDSLEREYKRDEDWCASGEKATQVPTLVGKHQEQKEAFLKACTLVRRTAETFLKYTNRSLQFYSYQANSAGSENKVKNILEELLSKENRVLEYWTQRKKRLDHCHQYVLFERSAKQALEWIRETGELYLATHTNVGKNRIENEQLLREHNEFKGAAKETRERVKLLIQLADNLVEKGHAHAVAIKQSVAEVDQRYKDFSTRMDCYKTQIEEDLGIQSDDGQKDLSIDRNSDPLLEEKIKGKDLKELNEEKRRSARRKEFIMAELLQTERTYVKDLETCIRCFLEETRCGKGNVPSGLQGRESIIFSNMEEIHQFHSNIFLRELEKYETMPEDVGHCFVTWAPKFDMYVTYCKNKPESNQLLVTHGGTWFEELQRKHRVEHPIAAYLIKPVQRITKYQLLLKDLQACCQEGQGEIKDGLEVMLNVPKKANDALHLSMLEGCDVRIDTLGDVVLQDSFTVWDPKQLIRKGRDRHIFLFELYLLFSKEVKDSAGKVKYIYKSRLMTSELGVTEHIEGDECKFAVWTGRAPTSDTRVVLRANSMDAKQLWVKRLREVIQETYFSLSMPKSPAKKSSSQRSSRDLEECTSLDDSVENLDRNSLASFGSTNTTDSDKTGVAEVTWVIADHSAAPGSKELTVTKGQQVEVLENGSNISGVNTSEWTHVRLLVAPGQVDPPPEGLVPTSALKQPPPVSSKTSPSRKVPGQQQQQQQQQQQQQQQQLHYQQQSSSQVQTTASSGGFATASSAAGIAGSSSTITTSITPVLPIQNVPVLPDETENVANDGSTPANTNSPGNKRRGFSGRKWLPPPLRKLSQGKVEKSPPTTTSTATSMTSIVPPSGDRLKKNVSEKRFKLPTGAEQSRPSRTASISISALTTATASMRVSASEADLDTELQPGIEGEEDEGETEQSEPELEEDVPEPDNTEALTYSEQNGADDVEDELELPPPMKPITEPILVGTANGASGSAITTEGCGKSRTSERSTKILDGATTVDLAEIEQIVKERMEQHTENQERQSLMRTPSGKNSSIGSADNDYDKDAVSTIATTTITSSTTIMTTVATATVATGITTTTTKIGTTSSPAHGNSEEYDLESAVLVKRQFVIRELVETEKDYVNDLKQIVEGYMALMRDSESQVPLPDDLRGGKDKMVFGNIEAIYEWHRDFFLKALERCLERPEELGPLFKRYERKLHMYVVYCQNKPVSEYIVSEYIDTYFEDLRQKLGHRLQLCDLLIKPVQRITKYQLLLREALRLTERTQRISEIEGLRAAVHVMRIIPKAANDMMDVARLQGFDGKITAQGKLLLHGPLLVSEFSSNLPSKEKEWQVFLFEQNIIFSEAVGKKTQFTNPVYIYKAHIQVNKMSLEECYDDSEKFIIRSTDPRKPGLGFSCSAVEENGPRKQEWVDTITAILQTQRDFLKAIQSPIAYQKELTKDPFRGVSPDSPCRGNVLSSTIPNMSKTNEERRNEIAATTSSKALATAAAATATTTSVLQRPRTGGLDQDSSQSPSPSKSRLNFLEGFRSTLRPRSPVRNNSIPNSCNCSKRILLSLPLDACCYSISVI from the exons ATGGATGGAACAAGAGCTGCAGAGGTCTTACCTTTGCTTCAAGAACGTTTGGCCATTCTGCCAGGTAGCCGAGATCGCAGAGGTGGACCAGTACTTTTATTTCCTACTACACCAAGACGTGAAAGAGCCAAACCTGAAGATTATCGCCgtcttttacaatatttattgacTGTCCCCAGTGATGAAGCTAGGGGTTTACGTTTCACTGTGATTGTGGATATGCGTGGTGCTACTTGGGATTCTGTCAAACCAATACTAAag gtaTTGCATGAACATTTTCATCGATCAATACATGTTGCTTTTATCATTAAACCTGAAAATTTCTGGCAAAAACAACGGACATCATTAGCcaagcaaaaaaaatataattttgaa ATAAATACTATAAGTTTAGAAGCTTTGACAAAAGTAATTGATCCATCACAATTGACAGCAGATTTAGATGGATCATTACAATATGATCATGCTCAATGGATTGATACAAGATTAGCTGTAGAAGATTTTACATGGCAAGCAAGTGATCTTCTCGATAGATTAGACGATTTACAAGAGGATTTAAGTCGAAACGATTTTGCGGACGATGTAGCTGGAGCAAAACATGGAATTGATTTGCATaatgaaatgaagaaaaaaattatgaaagttCCGGTAGAAGAAATTGAAGTTATCGGTCAGCGATTGTTACAACGCTTCGATAATA ATATAGCAGCGAGTAGTGGCGAAGGCGGTAGTATAGAAAGTGGAGCAACCGGTGGCACCGATCCTGATGGACGAGCATTAGCCGCGTTAGTAATTCAACACTTAGATTCTGTACATGCTGCACAACAACATCTTCTACAGTTGTGGCATATTAAGAAGATGAAATTGGATCAGTGCTTTCAACTAAGACTTTTTGAACAAGATTGTGAAAAAATGTTCGATTGGATTTGTCACAATAGAGAAGGATTTTTAGCGAATTACGTTGAAATTGGACGTTCTTATCAACTCGCTAAGAATTTACAGGAAGAGCACAAACATTTCACTATAAGTTCTATGAACGTTtatgtgaatataaataagattttaacgATGGCCAGTCGTTTGCTTGAAACTCAACATTATGCTGCCGGACACGTAAGAGCAGTAGCTGGCCGACTAGATCGAGCTTGGAAAGAATTCGCAGCAGGGCTTGATGAACGTACTGCGGTTCTTAGTTTAAGCGTTGTATTTCATCATAAGGCAGAACAATATGTTGATAGCGTTGCAGGATGGAGTCAAGCTTGTGATGCTGGCAATCTACCTAACGAAATACCGATTTTGGAATCTCATATACGGCAGCATCAAACTCTTTATGAAGCAATGTGTCAAGCTTATACAGAG GTATATGACGCGTATCAGGCACTTTTGAGTGGACTAGGCTCAATGCTGCAAGTTTGTCACGGCTTCGTTTCGACGCACAGTTCGAGCTCGGATACATTTTGCATCGATTAT GTGCATAGTACCAGTAAGAAGCTTCTTTATCAACTGGATCATCTCGTGCAAGTCTGTAATCAACCGCAAGGGATAGACCATACAGCCAGAAAACAT AGTCAAGATGGACATGGCATTGATGGGCATTCTGGTATGAGTGGGAATCCTGCTGCGGATTATAGCGAAGGTGCGTCTCATGTATTGGCAGTGATCCATCAAATTTTGGGTCATCATAGGGCGTTGGAAGCTCGTTGGCATGCTCGAAAAGTCAAATTGCATCAGCGACTCGCGTTAAg ATTATTTCAAGAAGATGTGAAACAAGTTTTGGATTGGTTAACTAATCACGGTGAAgtttttattagaaagaatACAGGTGTTGGTCGTAATCTTCAAAAAGCGAGAGTATATCAGAAAAGTCATgaacattttgaaaatgtcGCACAG aaTACATATACAAATGCAACCAAACTACTTACTGCTGCACAAGAATTGGCTCATACTGGTGAATGTGCTGCTGATGAGATATATGCTGTAGCGCAAGAATTAGAGGCTCACGTCAGTAGCTTTGCGGCAAGAGTCGAACAACGTCGTCGAAGATTAGATTTAGCAGTTGTATTTTATACACATGAAAAAGAG ttaagTGGTTGGGTTGACGAATTACGACAAGAATTACAACAAGACGAAGTGGCGGAGAATTTAGAAACAGCAGAAAGATTGTTGGAACAATGTGCACAACATCGAGCCTCTTGTATGGAAGCATGTGCATCGACTATTGTTCAGGGAGAAGCATTGCTCCGAGAATTGCGAGAATCTACTGATGCTCCTGATACTACTGGCTCT atatcCGCGGTAGAAGCTGCATTAGATAGGTTAGCGAGCTTAAGACAGGAATTAGAAGATTTATGGGCTACTAGAAAATTGAGACTAGAATTATGTTTACGACTACGTGTATTTGAAAGAGATGCTCTAGAAGCGAGCGGTCAATTAGAGATGTGGGCACAAGAATTGCAAGGCCCATCTCGAGAAGGTTCTCCTGAACAATTATTGCGTGCTCATAATGACGGTGTTGCTCATATGCAGAATACCGCATTTCAAGTTCTGCAACAAGGTCAAGAACTTGCTCAG GTGTTGGAACAAGCAGGAGTTTGCATAATGGCAGATGGACAACATAGTGCTGCGACTAGAGTACAAGTgcttcttgaatttttaaacgaaagagaaatgGATGCGGAAGATTTAGCAGAGATGAGAAGAGTTCGTTTAGAACAAGCTTCTCAATTGGTTCAATTACAAACCGACGCTACACATGTTGCCAATTGGATTCGTAATGGAGAAGCTATGTTATTAGCTTCTTTGAGAGTTCCGGAAAATCTTCAAGATGCAGAACAGCTTCGTTTAGAACACGAACAGTTTCAAGTCGCTATAGAAAAAACACATACTTCAGCTGTTCAG GTGAAACACAGAGCAGATGCGCTAGTGAGTGCTAATCATTATGACCCAAAGAGTATAAGAGAAGTGGCTGAGGATGTAACTAAAAGATGGCAACAACTTGTGACATGTGCAGAGGAAAGACACAAACTAGTAACAGCTagcattaatttttacaaaacggCAGAACAAGTTCGTTCTGTATTAGATAGTCTTGAACGTGAATATAAAAGAGACGAAGATTGGTGTGCTTCTGGTGAAAAAGCTACACAAGTTCCAACACTTGTTGGCAAACATCAAGAACAAAAAGAAGCATTTTTAAAAGCATGCACATTAGTCCGGCGAACTGCGGAaacatttcttaaatatacgAACCGTAGTCttcaattttatagttatCAGGCAAATAGTGCTGGTTCTGAgaataaagttaaaa atattttggaGGAGTTACTTAGTAAAGAGAATCGCGTGCTCGAATACTGGACGCAACGTAAGAAACGATTGGATCACTGTCATCAGTATGTTCTGTTTGAGCGTAGTGCTAAACAGGCTTTAGAATGGATTAGAGAAACGGGTGAATTATATCTAGCAACACATACCAACGTTGGTAAAAATCGTATCGAAAACGAACAATTATTACGCGAGCACAATGAGTTTAAAGGTGCTGCGAag GAAACACGAGAAAGAGTAAAGCTGTTGATTCAACTTGCTGATAATTTAGTCGAGAAAGGACATGCTCATGCAGTCGCAATCAAACAATCTGTCGCTGAAGTGGATCAACGATATAAGGATTTTAGTACGCGTATGGATTGTTATAAAACACAAATTGAAGAAGATCTTGGAATTCAATCAGACGATGGTCAAAAGGATCTTTCTATCGATCGCAATTCCGATCCATTACTCGAGGAAAAGATCAAaggaaaagatttaaaagaattaaacgaagaaaaaagaagatcagCACGGCGAAAGGA ATTTATAATGGCTGAACTGCTACAAACAGAACGAACTTACGTGAAAGATTTAGAAACTTGTATTCGATGTTTCTTGGAAGAAACACGTTGTGGAAAAGGAAATGTTCCATCCGGATTGCAAGGACgagaatctataatttttagtaatatggAAGAGATTCATCAATTTCATAGTAACATATTTCTTCGTGAACTTGAAAAATACGAAACTATGCCCGAAGATGTTGGACATTGTTTTGTAACATGg gCACCTAAGTTTGATATGTATGTGACATATTGCAAGAATAAACCAGAAAGTAATCAATTATTAGTTACTCATGGTGGGACATGGTTTGAAGAATTACAAAGAAAACATCGAGTTGAACATCCGATTGctgcatatttaattaaacccgtacaaagaataacaaaatatcaattattattaaaagatcttCAG GCTTGTTGCCAAGAAGGACAGGGCGAAATAAAGGACGGCCTTGAAGTAATGTTAAATGTGCCTAAGAAAGCAAATGATGCCTTACATTTAAGTATGCTGGAAGGTTGCGATGTAAGAATAGATACATTAGGTGATGTAGTATTACAGGATTCTTTTACGGTATGGGATCCTAAACAATTGATTAGAAAAGGCAGAGATCGGCacatatttctatttgaattgTATCTGCTCTTTAGCAAAGAAGTGAAAGATTCGGCTGGGaag GTAAAATACATTTACAAAAGTCGTTTAATGACTTCTGAGTTGGGTGTAACTGAACATATTGAAGGTGACGAATGCAAATTCGCAGTATGGACAGGTCGTGCACCGACTAGCGATACACGCGTTGTTCTTCGAGCCAATTCAATGGATGCTAAGCAATTATGGGTGAAAAGATTACGTGAAGTTATTCAAGAAACATATTTCAGTTTAAGTATGCCCAAGAGTCCTGCGAAAAAAAGTTCAAGTCAACGATCTAGTAGAGATCTCGAAGAATGTACTTCTTTGGATGATAGTGTTGAGAATTTAGATAGAAATTCTTTGGCATCTTTTGGTTCTACTAATACTACAGACTCAGATAAg ACCGGCGTAGCCGAGGTAACTTGGGTCATTGCCGATCACTCTGCAGCACCAGGTTCGAAAGAGTTGACGGTAACGAAAGGTCAACAAGTTGAAGTATTAGAAAATGGAAGTAACATTAGCGGTGTGAATACATCCGAGTGGACTCACGTGCGTTTACTAGTTGCTCCAGGACAAGTTGATCCTCCTCCAGAAGGATTAGTTCCTACTAGTGCGCTTAAACAACCCCCTCCGGTTTCTAGTAAAACTTCACCATCTAGGAAAGTTCCAggacagcaacaacaacaacaacagcagcagcagcagcaacaacaacaacaattgcATTATCAACAACAATCGAGTAGTCAAGTTCAAACTACCGCATCCAGTGGAGGATTTGCAACTGCATCCTCTGCTGCTGGAATAGCAGGCTCTTCGTCGACGATTACAACAAGTATAACACCTGTGTTACCGATTCAAAATGTTCCTGTGTTGCCGGATGAAACTG aaaatgttgCAAACGATGGAAGTACTCCTGCGAACACAAATTCTCCAGGAAACAAAAGGCGTGGCTTTAGCGG gAGAAAGTGGTTACCTCCACCATTGCGTAAACTTAGTCAAGGTAAAGTCGAGAAATCACCACCAACGACGACATCGACAGCGACATCGATGACATCGATTGTACCGCCATCAGGCGATCGGTTGAAGAAGAATGTCTCGGAGAAACGATTCAAATTACCGACTGGTGCGGAACAATCTCGACCGTCCAGAACTGCTTCTATTTCTATCTCTGCGTTAACAACAGCGACTGCCTCTATGCGTGTATCTGCTTCTGAAGCGGACCTTGACACTGAACTTCAACCAGGAATCGAGGGAGAAGAAGACGAAGGAGAAACCGAACAATCGGAACCAGAATTGGAAGAAGATGTACCGGAACCCGATAACACAGAAGCTTTAACTTATTCGGAACAAAATGGAGCGGACGATGTCGAAGACGAATTAGAACTTCCTCCGCCGATGAAACCCATCACTGAACCGATACTTGTAGGAACTGCGAATGGAGCATCGGGGTCTGCAATTACAACAGAAGGCTGTGGAAAATCTCGA acatcTGAACGTTCAACGAAGATTCTTGACGGTGCCACAACGGTTGATTTAGCTGAAATTGAACAAATcgtaaaagaaagaatg GAACAACATACGGAAAATCAAGAAAGGCAAAGTCTGATGCGAACACCTAGTGGTAAAAATTCAAGCATTGGCAGTGCGGATAACGATTATGACAAAGATGCAGTATCAACTATTGCTACTACCACGATTACTTCATCAACGACGATAATGACAACAGTAGCGACAGCAACTGTAGCGACTGGGATAACGACAACAACAACTAAGATAGGAACAACGAGTAGTCCTGCTCACGGGAATTCGGAGGAATACGACTTGGAGAGTGCAGTGCTAGTAAAACGACAATTCGTTATTCGAGAATTAGTGGAGACAGAAAAAGATTATGTAAATGATTTAAAGCAAATAGTTGAAGGATACATGGCGTTAATGCGAGATTCTGAATCTCAAGTGCCATTGCCAGATGATTTACGCGGTGGAAAAGACAAAATGGTTTTTGGTAACATAGAGGCAATCTACGAATGGCATAGAGA TTTCTTTCTGAAAGCTTTGGAACGTTGCTTGGAACGGCCGGAAGAGCTTGGGCCGTTGTTTAAGCGATACGAAAGGAAGTTACATATGTATGTTGTTTATTGTCAAAACAAACCAGTCTCCGAGTATATTGTTTCTGAGTATATAGATACCTATTTCGAG GACTTGAGGCAAAAGCTCGGACATCGATTACAATTATGCGATCTTTTGATCAAACCGGTTCAAAGAATCACAAAGTATCAACTTCTTCTTCGAGAGGCATTAAGACTTACCGAACGAACTCAAAGAATTTCGGAAATCGAAGGACTTAGAGCAGCGGTTCATGTAATGCGTATTATTCCAAAAGCGGCCAATGACATGATGGATGTTGCAAGACTTCAAGGTTTCGAT ggaAAAATTACAGCgcaaggaaaattattattgcacgGACCACTTTTAGTCTcagaattttcttcgaatttaccTAGTAAGGAAAAAGAATGGCAAGTCTTCCTGttcgaacaaaatattatttttagtgagGCTGTCGGAAAAAAGACACAATTCACCAATCCTGTCTATATTTACAAGGCTCATATTCAG GTGAATAAAATGAGTTTGGAAGAATGTTATGATGATTCGGAGAAGTTTATAATTCGATCAACAGATCCTCGAAAACCTGGCCTTGGATTCTCTTGTAGCGCAGTAGAAGAAAATGGGCCACGGAAGCAGGAGTGGGTAGATACGATCACTGCCATCCTGCAGACCCAACGTGACTTCCTTAAAGCGATACAGTCACCAATTGCCTACCAAAAGGAACTTACCAAAGATCCATT TCGTGGCGTGAGTCCGGATTCTCCATGTCGAGGGAATGTACTTTCATCAACAATACCGAACATGTCTAAAACGAACGAAGAACGGAGAAATGAAATCGCTGCTACTACCTCTTCAAAAGCATTAGCTACAGCTGCAGCAGCGACAGCTACGACAACATCGGTTTTACAGCGACCTCGTACTGGAGGCTTGGATCAGGATTCTTCACAATCGCCAAGTCCTAGCAAAAGCAGACTGAACTTTCTTGAGGGATTCAGAAGTACTCTACGTCCACGATCACCTGTTCGCAACAACTCTATTCCG AATTCTTGCAATTGCAGCAAAAggattcttctttctcttcctcttgaTGCCTGTTGCTATTCGATCTCtgtcatataa